ACAAAAAACTGAATTTCGCAAATTAATCATTGCCGCTCGAAATACGCAGTTTGGTAAGGCTCATAATTTTTCTGGGATTCTGCAATCTTTAAAAAAACATGACAATAAAAGTTTTTATGAAGACTACAAGAACCAAGTACCAGTTCACGACTACGATAAAATGTTCAAAAACTGGTGGCACAAATGCCTTGAGGGCGAAAAGGATGTAACTTGGCATGGGGCCATTAAATATTTTGCTTTAAGCTCAGGAACTTCAGGATCCTCCTCAAAACACATTCCAGTATCTTTAGAGATGGTGAAAGCCATCCAAAAAACCAGTGTCCGTCAGATCTTGTCTCTATCACGATATGAAGGCTTGCCTTCTTCAGTATTTGAGGGAGGTACACTAATGGTTGGAGGAAGTACTGATCTGCAAGATAACGGAAATTATGCTGAAGGAGATTTGAGTGGAATTACTACTTCTAGGATTCCTTTTTGGTTTCAGCGCTTTTATAAGCCGGGAAAAGCTATTTCTCGAAAGAAAGATTGGGAAGACAAACTGGAGCAAATGACATTAAAGGCAAAGGATTGGAATATCACCATTATAGCTGGTGTTCCTGCATGGATAACGATATTAATAGAAAAAATCATTAAGCACTATAATCTTAATAATATCCATGAAATTTGGCCCAATTTTGAAATTTATGTTCATGGTGGAGTCGCTTTCGAGCCTTATAAAAAAGGATTTGAAAGACTTTTGGGAAGAGATATTAATTACATAGAAACCTACCTGGCTTCTGAAGGATTTATTGCTTTTCAAGGGTCTCAAGGAGCTGATAGTATGAAATTGGTTTTAAACAACGGGATATTCTATGAATTTATCCCATTTCCAGGTGATAACTTTGACGAAGACGGCAATATGTTAGGGAATCCAAAAACCCTAATGATAGATGAGGTAGAGGAAGACGTTGAGTATGCACTTCTGATTACAACTTGCTCCGGTGCCTGGAGATATCTCATAGGTGATACGATAAAGTTTGTTTCTAAGGCGGATTCAGAAATCATAATAACGGGTAGAACCAAGCATTTTTTAAGCCTTTGCGGTGAGCATTTATCAGTTGATAATATGAACCATGCATTATTAGATGTCTCTAATGACTTAGGATTTGATTTAAAAGAATTTACTGTCTTAGGCGTTAAGCATGGATCTTTATTCGGACATGATTGGTATGTTGGAACAGATAATACAGAAGTTGATGAAGCTATTTTGAAAGACAAATTAGATGCTAGATTGAAAGACTTAAATGATGATTACAAAGTAGAAAGAATTGCTGCCTTGAAAGATATAAGTGTTAAAGTGCTACCCAATGATGTATTTATTGAATTTATGGAAAGAAACGGAAAAGTGGGCGGCCAGAATAAATTTCCCCGAGTATTAAAAGGCGATAAGCAAAAAGATTGGTTATCGTATTTAGCCGAAAAAAGCATTCAATAAAATATGATTTCAGTTATCACCAATGGTGTATTGTTCGGATTGTTACTGGCCGTAATGTTAGGGCCAGTTTTTTTTGCATTGATCCAAAATAGCATTATCAAAGGATTCAAGGCGGGAATTTACATGGCTTTAGGTATAGCTATTGCTGATACCGCTTACATTTTCCTAATGTATTTTAGTGTGAAGCTTTTTGAAAATAATGATGTTGTTTCTTTTTGGATGGGTGCTGCAGGCGGATTTATTATCTTGATTACAGGAATAATGAGTCTTAGGAAAAAGAGTGTAAAACTAGAGGAACAACAAGTCAATACACAAAGATCTAATTTCTTCAAGCAATTTGCAAAAGGCTTTATCTTAAATGGCATTAACCCCTTCGTACTACTTTATTGGCTTGGCGTAATGACACTAGTCACCAAAAGTTATCAATATGATCAAGCTGAAATTATTGTATTTTTTACTGGAATTATTGCCACTTTATTAATTACTGATTTTTCCAAAGTGGCGCTTTCTCACCGCTTAAGGGCATGGGTGACGCCCAGGAAATTAAATATTATGAATAAAATAGTAGGAGTAGCACTCATTTTATTCTCATTTAGACTGTTTTATCACGCCTTTGAGCATTATAACTAATCTATCATAATGCAACATCCAGTTCCGATGCTTAAATAGATCATCTAGTCAGCAATTTTTCTTCTCTGTAATTAAGAGGTATTGGCTGTCAGGTTTTAAAATCAATGGTAAAACCTGACAGGCTTTTGAAGTCATACCCTATTGAATCACAATAGCCACTTTATTTAACTTACCGCCTTCCAGGGTGTCTGTTTGAACTCCTAAATTATTATTATTCATTTTGCCTTTTTCAGCATGGATATGATAAACTTTTGGCTCTAAATCTTTGAAAGTGACCCTTCCCTTCTTGTCGGTAACTTGAGACTCTGCTACAGGATTTTCACTCTTTCTGTAATCGTCATTATTTCCATAAAGTGTCACTGTTGCACCTTCTTGAATATTCCCTAAATCATCTTGAATTACAATCCTTAAATTAGTTTTAAGAAATTGACTGTTGTCATTCTTTGGGGTGAATTGAAAAAACAAAAAAGCCGATACGACTAAAAGAGACAATGTGAATGTTAATTTTTTCATAGTTTAAGATTTTTGACTAGATACGACTACTAAACGGAATAGTTTTTATTCCTAAAACAAAAAAAGCAACAAACCTTCCGGTCTGTTGCTTTTAATTTAATGCTTTTTAATAATTAAGCAGTTTGCCCAATTAATTTTAAGTGCCTTGTATGCGACCCCATAGCGGCCATCATGGATGGAAATTCATTATAAGCAATATTGAATTGCTCACAAGTTTCTTTCACTAACTTATTGATTGCCGGGTAGTGCACATGGCTAATTCTTGGGAATAAGTGGTGTTCAACTTGGAAATTCAAACCGCCTGTATACCAATTTAAAACTTTACTTTTTGTTCCGAAATTAGCAGTAGTTCTGATTTGATGAATAGCCCATTCTGTAGGAATGATTTTTTCTCCTTCAACAGGTGCATCATGGAAATCAGTAGATTCAACTACGTGAGCTAATTGAAATACCACCCCAATAGTCCAGCCAGTTACAACTGATACGATTAGATATCCAAGTACAGTTGCTAAAACTCCTTTCATTAAGATTGGCAGTACAAAGAATGTTGTGATATACGCTAATTTTGTAGCCCAAAAGATGATATGCTCTTTTGCACTCATTTTTGCTAATTCTGTATTGGCAACTTTTCTTGTGAAATACTTCTTAAAGTCTTGAAAGAAAACCCAAAATGCGTACGAAGTAGCATAAAGAGGATATGCATAAACATGTTGAAATTTATGATACCATCTTTTCTTTTGATGGGTTGATACTCTAATAAAAGGACCAATATTAATATCATCATCCATTCCTTCGATATTAGTGAAAGAGTGGTGATTCTTATTGTGTTTATTTTTCCAAATGAAAACTACGCCCCCCATTAAGTTTAAGGTAAGTCCCATCATATAATTTACATGCTTATTATTAGAGAAACTACCATGAGCTCCATCGTGCATAACATTGAAACCAATTGCGGCTAAATTCAAACCAAATATTGCACACAATGTAATAGAAAGCCATACTGGCATGCTTACAAATACAATTAAGCTGTAAAGGGTAGCAAAAGAAACCAATAAAATAGTGGCTTTAGTATAAAGTTTGCTGTTACCCCAGGTTTTCAAATCGTTTTGTTTGAAATAGGCGTCAACCTTCTTTTTCAGTGTTGGGAAAAAGTTGTTGTCAGTGATTTTTGTTGCTGATACTTCTTGCATAGTTAATTCAATAATTGACTTGCTAAACGAGCAAATCTAATGTTTCGTTCATAAAATTAGAAGTAATTCATAAGTACTCATAGAAATTAACAAATAAATCGACAAATGTGGAAAAATAATCCTTTTTGTGAAGTATTTTATTCGGAAACTTCTACAATTATTAAACAAATACGAAACATTCGTAAACAATTTTAAATAACTTCCCAATAGAATGGAAATTCAATAACCTCGTATTTCTATTTAGATTTTCATTTGAAATAAAGTCAAACAATTGAACAGATAATCAACATTGGATTGAGCATTCAAAAACTAAAACAATTGTAATTATTTCAAGTTATTTGATAAAATTGACAATTTGTAAATCCGCTATTGTCTTAAAAGTCGTTAGTTTGACAATACATTTATAACTTTGGATTTATCATTGCTACAATTTGAAAAAGCAGAACAACATAGCGCTCATTTTCTTCAGCCGAAATAAAGCCGAGGAGGCAAAGCAAAAATCATGGTTTAAGGAGCAATCCAAAAATCAAATGCTTGCTGAAATGCTGATTACGAGGGCTAGTACTGCTATTCAATCATCTGGAATTCCTGTTTATCATTTCAACGAAGCAAAGCAAATAGGGAATTCCTTTGGAGAAAGAATTGCAAATGCCTATCAGGCAATGTTTGATTTGGGCTATGAACAAGTAATTTCCGTTGGTAATGATTGTCCTGACCTACAAAACATTAATTGGATTGAATTATCTCAATCTCTCCAAAGTGGCAAATCAGTTTTAGGCCCAGATACAAGAGGGGGCGCTTATTTGATAGCTATTCAGAAAAAATCTTTCGATAAGTCACAATTTGAAAAACTAAATTGGCAAAAAAATACACTTTATGAGGAGCTTTCGCAACTCTGTGAAGAAACGACCGAACTAGTAGAATTAAACCAATATAGAGATATCAATTCTTTTCACGATATCCGATTCTTATCCAGGCAGAAATCATTTACAAAGTCGTTCTTGAAATTAATTGCTCAACTGCTTCAAGGATTTAAAGGAATAGCAATTGAATTTCAAATAAAATCGCACAACTTTTATATTTTCAAAGACTCCCCTTTACGAGCACCCCCAATAACATAAA
This is a stretch of genomic DNA from Marivirga harenae. It encodes these proteins:
- a CDS encoding GH3 family domain-containing protein, whose product is MTLLGNLIKQGIRIRESLDQDFTPAFELQKTEFRKLIIAARNTQFGKAHNFSGILQSLKKHDNKSFYEDYKNQVPVHDYDKMFKNWWHKCLEGEKDVTWHGAIKYFALSSGTSGSSSKHIPVSLEMVKAIQKTSVRQILSLSRYEGLPSSVFEGGTLMVGGSTDLQDNGNYAEGDLSGITTSRIPFWFQRFYKPGKAISRKKDWEDKLEQMTLKAKDWNITIIAGVPAWITILIEKIIKHYNLNNIHEIWPNFEIYVHGGVAFEPYKKGFERLLGRDINYIETYLASEGFIAFQGSQGADSMKLVLNNGIFYEFIPFPGDNFDEDGNMLGNPKTLMIDEVEEDVEYALLITTCSGAWRYLIGDTIKFVSKADSEIIITGRTKHFLSLCGEHLSVDNMNHALLDVSNDLGFDLKEFTVLGVKHGSLFGHDWYVGTDNTEVDEAILKDKLDARLKDLNDDYKVERIAALKDISVKVLPNDVFIEFMERNGKVGGQNKFPRVLKGDKQKDWLSYLAEKSIQ
- a CDS encoding DUF2064 domain-containing protein encodes the protein MKKQNNIALIFFSRNKAEEAKQKSWFKEQSKNQMLAEMLITRASTAIQSSGIPVYHFNEAKQIGNSFGERIANAYQAMFDLGYEQVISVGNDCPDLQNINWIELSQSLQSGKSVLGPDTRGGAYLIAIQKKSFDKSQFEKLNWQKNTLYEELSQLCEETTELVELNQYRDINSFHDIRFLSRQKSFTKSFLKLIAQLLQGFKGIAIEFQIKSHNFYIFKDSPLRAPPIT
- a CDS encoding carboxypeptidase regulatory-like domain-containing protein, coding for MKKLTFTLSLLVVSAFLFFQFTPKNDNSQFLKTNLRIVIQDDLGNIQEGATVTLYGNNDDYRKSENPVAESQVTDKKGRVTFKDLEPKVYHIHAEKGKMNNNNLGVQTDTLEGGKLNKVAIVIQ
- a CDS encoding fatty acid desaturase family protein, with translation MQEVSATKITDNNFFPTLKKKVDAYFKQNDLKTWGNSKLYTKATILLVSFATLYSLIVFVSMPVWLSITLCAIFGLNLAAIGFNVMHDGAHGSFSNNKHVNYMMGLTLNLMGGVVFIWKNKHNKNHHSFTNIEGMDDDINIGPFIRVSTHQKKRWYHKFQHVYAYPLYATSYAFWVFFQDFKKYFTRKVANTELAKMSAKEHIIFWATKLAYITTFFVLPILMKGVLATVLGYLIVSVVTGWTIGVVFQLAHVVESTDFHDAPVEGEKIIPTEWAIHQIRTTANFGTKSKVLNWYTGGLNFQVEHHLFPRISHVHYPAINKLVKETCEQFNIAYNEFPSMMAAMGSHTRHLKLIGQTA
- a CDS encoding LysE family translocator, with translation MISVITNGVLFGLLLAVMLGPVFFALIQNSIIKGFKAGIYMALGIAIADTAYIFLMYFSVKLFENNDVVSFWMGAAGGFIILITGIMSLRKKSVKLEEQQVNTQRSNFFKQFAKGFILNGINPFVLLYWLGVMTLVTKSYQYDQAEIIVFFTGIIATLLITDFSKVALSHRLRAWVTPRKLNIMNKIVGVALILFSFRLFYHAFEHYN